One genomic window of Aliiroseovarius sp. M344 includes the following:
- a CDS encoding cytochrome-c peroxidase yields MQEADFISFDQTQAALGQLLFYDPILSGNRNIACATCHHPKHGSSDGLSLGIGEGGEGLGPMRHPGQGASRIIKRIPRNAPGLWNLGAREVDVMFHDGRLSVSDIYNTGFDSPAQEWLPDGLNSILAAQALFPMTSQFEMAGDPKENQVAGAAYNRIDAVWPIIAKRVRTIPDYADRFSEAFVDVSGPLDVSITHIANALAAYQATEFRSDDSPFDAFLKGDSAAMTADQLAGLELFYGKAGCSTCHSGPLLTDHEFHALMLPHFGPGKTRQWDPIVRDVGRMGASDRLEDAYRFRTPSLRNVALTAPYGHNGAYPTLEGIVRHHLNPQAEFSKWKPELAALPKAPWLAATDFLPFQDKRERARLASQVDVTSLEMSDDEITELVAFLKALTGTASSRGRLGTPVSVPSGLEVPQ; encoded by the coding sequence TTGCAAGAGGCTGATTTCATCTCGTTCGATCAGACGCAGGCGGCGTTAGGGCAACTTCTGTTTTATGATCCTATCCTGTCGGGCAATCGCAACATTGCCTGTGCAACGTGCCATCATCCCAAACACGGAAGCTCGGACGGGTTGAGCCTTGGTATTGGCGAAGGGGGCGAGGGGCTAGGTCCGATGCGTCATCCGGGGCAGGGGGCTAGCCGCATCATCAAACGTATCCCACGCAATGCGCCCGGTTTGTGGAACCTTGGCGCACGCGAGGTCGATGTTATGTTTCACGACGGTCGCCTGTCGGTCTCAGATATCTACAACACCGGGTTTGACAGTCCAGCGCAGGAATGGCTGCCCGATGGACTGAACTCGATCCTTGCGGCGCAAGCCTTGTTTCCAATGACGTCGCAATTCGAGATGGCCGGTGATCCGAAGGAAAACCAAGTTGCAGGCGCGGCCTATAATCGGATCGACGCGGTATGGCCGATCATTGCAAAAAGAGTGCGGACAATCCCGGATTATGCGGATCGGTTCAGTGAGGCTTTCGTTGACGTGTCGGGTCCGCTGGATGTCTCGATCACCCATATTGCCAATGCACTCGCTGCTTATCAAGCCACGGAATTTCGCAGTGATGACAGCCCGTTTGACGCCTTTCTTAAAGGCGATAGCGCGGCGATGACGGCAGACCAGCTGGCAGGGCTAGAGCTTTTTTACGGCAAAGCCGGGTGCAGCACCTGCCATTCCGGCCCGCTTCTGACCGACCACGAATTTCATGCGCTGATGCTGCCGCATTTCGGACCGGGCAAGACACGGCAATGGGATCCGATCGTGCGTGATGTTGGACGGATGGGGGCCTCGGACCGGTTAGAGGATGCCTATCGGTTCCGCACACCATCGTTGCGAAATGTCGCCCTGACCGCGCCATACGGGCACAACGGGGCATATCCGACGCTGGAAGGGATAGTGCGCCATCATCTGAATCCGCAAGCAGAGTTTTCTAAGTGGAAACCGGAACTTGCGGCACTCCCGAAAGCGCCGTGGCTCGCTGCAACTGACTTCTTGCCGTTCCAGGATAAGCGTGAACGGGCGCGTCTCGCTTCGCAGGTTGATGTGACTTCATTGGAAATGAGTGACGATGAAATCACCGAACTTGTCGCGTTTTTAAAAGCCCTGACGGGCACGGCTTCCAGTCGGGGGCGCCTAGGAACTCCGGTTAGCGTGCCCAGCGGATTGGAGGTGCCCCAATGA
- a CDS encoding PfkB family carbohydrate kinase, producing the protein MTRILCVGAAVVDFVFHLDELPDRAEKYGTDRAVVVGGGCAANAAVAVTRLGGDAILGARLGTDSVGDMVLAELRDEGVDVDNVTRTKGARSSFSSVLIDMNGERLIVNFRGEGLVLKTAWFAGIGELGAVLTDTRRVDAARDALSLAKTRGIPGVLDGEAPIDPTLLDVASHAALSMQGLRDLHPDLTTEEALKQIASDHGCWVCATDGANDVWFTDGQRIEHVPAYQIEPVDTLGAGDVWHGAFALSLAQQAPERAAIEYANAAAAVKCLKHGGRAGAPTRTQIDDFLKERRDDNA; encoded by the coding sequence ATGACCCGCATTCTCTGTGTAGGTGCCGCCGTTGTGGATTTCGTCTTCCATCTGGATGAGCTGCCCGACCGGGCTGAGAAGTATGGCACGGATCGTGCCGTCGTGGTCGGCGGCGGTTGTGCTGCCAATGCCGCAGTTGCGGTGACGCGTCTGGGTGGCGACGCCATCTTGGGTGCGCGACTGGGTACAGACAGCGTTGGCGACATGGTGCTTGCAGAGCTTCGTGATGAAGGCGTGGACGTTGACAACGTGACCCGTACCAAAGGCGCGCGCAGTTCGTTTTCGTCGGTCTTGATTGATATGAATGGCGAGCGCCTAATTGTTAATTTTCGGGGTGAAGGGTTGGTCCTCAAGACTGCGTGGTTCGCGGGTATTGGCGAACTTGGTGCAGTCTTAACGGACACGCGCCGCGTTGATGCAGCCCGCGATGCACTGTCGCTTGCGAAGACACGGGGTATCCCGGGTGTTCTTGATGGTGAAGCACCAATTGATCCAACCCTGCTTGATGTTGCCAGCCATGCGGCTTTGTCGATGCAAGGACTTCGTGACCTACATCCGGATCTGACCACCGAGGAGGCGCTAAAACAAATCGCGTCAGATCACGGGTGCTGGGTCTGTGCCACAGATGGCGCAAACGATGTTTGGTTCACTGATGGTCAAAGGATCGAGCATGTTCCAGCATACCAGATAGAGCCGGTGGATACACTTGGGGCAGGCGACGTTTGGCACGGCGCATTCGCGCTGTCGCTTGCACAACAAGCACCGGAACGGGCAGCCATCGAATACGCAAATGCCGCAGCCGCGGTCAAATGCTTGAAACATGGGGGCCGGGCCGGAGCGCCCACACGCACCCAAATTGACGATTTTCTGAAGGAGAGACGTGATGACAACGCTTAG
- a CDS encoding tagatose 1,6-diphosphate aldolase: protein MTTLSPGKLWGLRRMADENGIFKMTAVDQRPPIKGPIAAHLGVDTAPWDQVARFKGLLVETLQAQSTAMLLDPHYAIPYAVDMLSPTKGLIVTLEDSLFEETPEGRFSSDIDDWSVAKIKRMGGDAVKVLAWYRPDAGDAVNAAQKDYVKRIGEECAKHDIPFLFELLVYPLATDAHQTKEYIEMQGKKADDVLASVEEFAKPDYGVDVFKLESPVNASDADGSSGVQAVFDEMGRLAGRPWVMLSAGAGKPEFARVLEHAFAAGASGFLAGRAIWLDAFSAYPDWERIKIELEGGAADYMGQISRLADAKAANWAQHFCYGEGGARFTPADASFRHSYAEA from the coding sequence ATGACAACGCTTAGCCCGGGCAAGCTCTGGGGACTGCGCCGTATGGCCGATGAAAACGGTATCTTCAAGATGACCGCAGTTGACCAACGTCCTCCGATCAAGGGTCCGATTGCGGCGCATCTTGGGGTGGATACCGCCCCGTGGGACCAAGTCGCGCGTTTCAAAGGGTTGCTGGTGGAAACGCTGCAGGCACAAAGCACCGCGATGCTGCTCGATCCGCACTATGCAATTCCCTATGCGGTCGACATGTTGTCACCCACCAAGGGCTTGATCGTGACGCTCGAGGACAGCCTGTTTGAAGAAACGCCCGAGGGTCGCTTTAGCTCAGACATTGACGACTGGTCGGTTGCCAAGATCAAACGCATGGGGGGCGACGCCGTTAAAGTTTTGGCGTGGTATCGTCCGGATGCGGGCGACGCGGTGAATGCAGCCCAGAAAGACTATGTGAAACGGATCGGAGAGGAATGCGCCAAGCACGACATCCCGTTTCTGTTCGAACTGCTGGTTTACCCTTTGGCCACTGATGCGCATCAGACCAAAGAATATATCGAGATGCAGGGTAAGAAGGCCGACGATGTTCTGGCCTCGGTCGAAGAATTTGCGAAGCCTGACTATGGCGTTGACGTGTTTAAGTTGGAAAGCCCGGTGAATGCGTCCGATGCTGATGGATCGTCAGGAGTTCAAGCCGTCTTTGATGAGATGGGGAGGCTCGCTGGCCGCCCATGGGTGATGCTGTCAGCGGGTGCAGGAAAACCTGAATTTGCACGCGTGCTGGAACATGCTTTCGCTGCAGGTGCCTCAGGCTTTTTGGCAGGACGCGCTATTTGGCTGGATGCGTTTTCGGCGTATCCGGATTGGGAACGCATCAAGATAGAGCTCGAGGGCGGGGCGGCGGACTACATGGGACAGATTAGCCGATTGGCAGATGCAAAAGCCGCAAACTGGGCGCAGCACTTCTGCTACGGGGAAGGTGGGGCACGCTTTACGCCGGCTGATGCCAGTTTCCGGCACAGCTACGCCGAAGCTTAA